The genomic segment AAAAACTGCTTATCTTTTTGGATCGTCCGGAATTGCAATTAGATACAAATCTGGTCGAGAATGATATTCGTCCTTTTGTGATCGGAAGAAAAAATTGGCTCTTCTCTGGCTGCCCGGAAGGAGCGACTGCAAGTGCAGGATTTTATTCTTTAGTTCAAATTGCAAAGCTCG from the Leptospira inadai serovar Lyme str. 10 genome contains:
- a CDS encoding IS66 family transposase; its protein translation is KLLIFLDRPELQLDTNLVENDIRPFVIGRKNWLFSGCPEGATASAGFYSLVQIAKLAGVDPYAYLRDLFTSWESEPRSLSYQDLPQLAIPALD